The sequence TTTTTAAACAAACTCATATCCTGCATAAACCTGTTCAATTTCTTTCATAATAGCGAATAAATCTTCAGGTGCGTCAGTTGTAACTAATTTTTGCTTGAATTCTTTAAACGAATGAATTCCTTTGAAATAGTTCGTATAATGACGACGCATTTCTACAATTCCTAAACGCTCGCCTTTCCATTCCATTGACCATTTTAAATGATTTCTGGCAGCTTCAACACGATCGATAACTGTTGGAGCAGGCAAGTGCTCGCCAGTTTTAAAGTAATGTTTGATTTCATTAAAAATCCATGGATAACCAATCGCGGCACGACCAATCATGATACCGTCAATTCCGTATTCATTTTTATAATGTAATGCTTTTTCTGGACTGTCGATATCGCCATTTCCAAAAATTGGCATTGTAATTCGTGGGTTGTTTTTTACACGCGCAATATGCGACCAGTCAGAATGACCTTTGTACATTTGAGCTCGAGTTCTGGCGTGAATTGTTAAAGCTTGAACACCAATATCCTGAAGTCTTTCAGCAACTTCATCAATATTAATAGAATTTTCATCCCAGCCTAAACGCGTTTTTACAGTAACAGGTAAATCAGTTCCTTTGATAACCGCTTTGGTTAAACGAACCATCAAATCAACATCTTTTAAAACTCCCGCACCGG comes from Flavobacterium sp. KACC 22761 and encodes:
- the dusB gene encoding tRNA dihydrouridine synthase DusB is translated as MVKIGKIELPEFPLLLAPMEDVSDPPFRRLCKTHGADMMYSEFISSEGLIRDAIKSRMKLDIFDYERPVGIQIFGGDEEAMEMSSKIVSTVKPDLVDINFGCPVKKVVCRGAGAGVLKDVDLMVRLTKAVIKGTDLPVTVKTRLGWDENSINIDEVAERLQDIGVQALTIHARTRAQMYKGHSDWSHIARVKNNPRITMPIFGNGDIDSPEKALHYKNEYGIDGIMIGRAAIGYPWIFNEIKHYFKTGEHLPAPTVIDRVEAARNHLKWSMEWKGERLGIVEMRRHYTNYFKGIHSFKEFKQKLVTTDAPEDLFAIMKEIEQVYAGYEFV